In Nostoc sp. CENA543, a single genomic region encodes these proteins:
- the pcrA gene encoding DNA helicase PcrA, whose translation MTTNIDFLSHLNPSQRQAVEHYCGPLLVVAGAGSGKTRALTYRIANLILKHRVAPENILAVTFTNKAAREMKDRIQRLFAEQLAITEHGQRLDLLPEYEQTKLRSRVYKSIIKDLWCGTFHSLFSRILRFDVDKYQDEKGRKWDRNFSIFDESDVQSLIKEIVTKQLNLDDKKFEPRSVRYAISNAKNQGLSPEEFEKEQPNYRGRVIADVYNRYQDKLAENNALDFDDLILVPTRLFQQNEQILGYWHRKFCHILVDEYQDTNRTQYELIRLLVTNGENNKNDWDWRNRSVFVVGDADQSIYSFRMADFTILLEFQQDFGDGLPDEDTRTMVKLEENYRSCENILQAANELIENNTQRIDKVLKPTRGAGEQIYCYKADDELVEADFVIKQIRYLENQHPELNWGSFAILYRTNAQSRPFEELLVRNQIPYTVVGGMKFYDRKEIKDVLAYLRAIANPSDTVSLLRVINTPRRGIGKATIDNLMNASQQLGTTLWEILSDETSVNTLAGRSAKSVNNFAQMINKWQNEIATVPVSELVMGVLDDSGYVQDLQSQGTDEAEDRIQNVQELYNAVLQFQEENEDVSLTAFLQSTALSSDLDNLKEGQTAVSLMTLHASKGLEFPVVFLVGLEQGLFPNYRSMNDPAALEEERRLCYVGITRAQERLHLSFARERRLYGSREPALRSQFLDELPTELLAHPHQSRQTYTKTAQTNGKQATTTNWQVGDRVLHKTFGIGEITHIFGEGNKVSVAVKFDSLGKKIIDPRVAQLQKLD comes from the coding sequence ATGACTACTAACATCGATTTTCTTAGCCACTTAAACCCCAGTCAACGCCAAGCCGTGGAACATTATTGCGGCCCTTTGTTAGTGGTGGCTGGTGCGGGTTCTGGTAAAACACGCGCTTTGACTTACCGGATTGCTAACTTAATTCTGAAACATCGGGTTGCACCGGAAAATATTTTGGCGGTGACTTTTACGAATAAAGCCGCCAGGGAAATGAAAGACCGGATTCAACGGCTATTTGCTGAACAGTTGGCTATCACAGAACATGGTCAACGGTTAGATTTATTGCCAGAATACGAACAAACGAAACTGCGATCGCGTGTTTATAAAAGTATAATTAAAGACTTGTGGTGTGGTACTTTCCACAGTCTATTTTCGCGGATTCTCCGTTTTGATGTTGATAAATATCAAGATGAAAAGGGGAGAAAGTGGGATAGGAATTTTTCGATTTTTGATGAGTCTGATGTCCAGAGTTTGATTAAGGAAATTGTCACTAAACAATTAAATTTAGACGATAAGAAATTTGAACCCCGTTCTGTCCGCTACGCTATTAGTAATGCCAAAAACCAAGGCTTATCACCAGAAGAATTTGAAAAAGAACAGCCTAATTATCGGGGACGGGTGATTGCTGATGTTTACAACCGTTACCAAGACAAACTAGCAGAAAACAATGCTCTTGATTTTGATGATTTGATTCTTGTTCCTACGAGATTATTTCAACAAAACGAGCAAATCTTGGGTTATTGGCATCGGAAATTTTGCCATATTTTGGTTGATGAATATCAAGATACTAACCGCACTCAATATGAATTGATTCGTCTATTGGTCACTAACGGGGAAAATAATAAAAATGATTGGGATTGGCGAAATCGCTCAGTTTTTGTTGTGGGTGATGCTGACCAATCTATTTATAGTTTTAGAATGGCAGACTTTACAATTTTGCTAGAATTTCAGCAAGACTTTGGTGATGGTTTGCCTGATGAAGATACACGCACAATGGTGAAGTTAGAAGAAAACTATCGCTCTTGTGAAAATATTTTACAGGCGGCTAATGAACTAATTGAAAATAACACCCAACGGATTGATAAAGTCCTGAAGCCGACACGCGGCGCGGGAGAACAGATTTATTGCTACAAAGCCGATGACGAACTAGTAGAAGCTGATTTTGTGATTAAACAAATTCGCTACTTAGAAAATCAACACCCCGAATTGAATTGGGGAAGTTTTGCTATTTTATATCGTACTAACGCCCAATCTCGCCCCTTTGAAGAATTATTAGTCAGGAATCAAATTCCCTATACAGTAGTGGGTGGGATGAAATTTTATGACCGCAAAGAAATTAAAGATGTCTTAGCTTATTTAAGAGCGATCGCCAACCCATCTGATACAGTCAGTTTATTACGAGTTATTAATACACCCCGCCGGGGAATTGGCAAAGCGACCATTGATAATTTAATGAATGCGTCTCAACAATTGGGTACAACTCTTTGGGAAATTTTAAGTGATGAAACCTCAGTTAATACTTTAGCTGGACGTTCTGCCAAATCTGTCAATAACTTTGCCCAAATGATTAACAAATGGCAAAATGAAATCGCCACTGTTCCCGTTTCTGAGTTGGTGATGGGGGTATTAGACGATTCTGGTTACGTGCAGGATTTGCAAAGTCAAGGTACAGATGAAGCCGAAGACAGAATCCAAAACGTCCAAGAACTTTATAACGCTGTGCTGCAATTTCAAGAAGAAAATGAAGACGTTTCTTTAACAGCATTTTTACAAAGTACCGCTCTCAGTTCCGATTTAGATAACTTAAAAGAGGGACAAACCGCAGTTTCCTTGATGACTTTACACGCCTCTAAAGGGTTGGAATTTCCTGTAGTCTTTTTAGTGGGGTTAGAACAGGGATTATTTCCCAATTATCGCTCCATGAATGACCCAGCCGCCTTAGAAGAAGAACGGCGTTTATGTTACGTAGGAATTACCCGCGCCCAAGAAAGGTTACATTTATCCTTTGCGCGAGAACGCCGCTTATATGGTTCACGCGAACCCGCATTGCGATCGCAATTTCTCGATGAGTTACCCACAGAACTATTAGCACACCCCCATCAAAGCCGACAAACTTACACAAAAACTGCTCAAACTAACGGTAAGCAAGCAACGACAACAAATTGGCAAGTAGGAGATAGAGTATTACATAAAACCTTCGGCATAGGTGAAATAACTCATATCTTTGGTGAAGGGAATAAAGTTTCTGTCGCCGTGAAATTTGACAGTCTAGGAAAGAAGATTATTGACCCCAGGGTAGCGCAGTTGCAAAAGCTAGACTAA
- a CDS encoding DUF2442 domain-containing protein codes for MLKDIIAVEPREGYQLYIRFEDNQQGIIDISKLISFTGVFAPLQNIDYFKQVKINPEWGTICWENGADFDPDVLYAEITGEAISNYQIAKT; via the coding sequence ATGCTCAAAGATATTATTGCAGTTGAACCGAGAGAAGGTTATCAACTATACATTAGATTTGAAGACAACCAACAAGGCATTATTGATATTAGTAAGTTAATTTCTTTTACAGGGGTTTTCGCACCGCTACAAAATATTGACTATTTCAAACAGGTAAAAATCAACCCGGAATGGGGAACTATTTGTTGGGAAAATGGCGCAGATTTTGACCCTGATGTACTTTATGCTGAAATTACTGGAGAAGCAATCAGTAATTATCAAATTGCCAAAACTTAG
- a CDS encoding DUF4160 domain-containing protein, with protein sequence MPEISRFFGIIITMYYNDHPPPHFHVRYNQQKAIIDIETLSILEGKLSSRVLALVVEWANLHKTELMNNWEKARVNDPVEKIEPLE encoded by the coding sequence ATGCCAGAAATTAGCCGCTTTTTTGGAATTATTATCACTATGTATTATAACGATCATCCACCGCCACATTTTCACGTCCGCTATAATCAACAAAAAGCAATTATTGATATCGAAACTTTATCGATACTAGAGGGTAAACTCTCCTCCAGAGTATTAGCACTGGTAGTTGAATGGGCAAATTTACATAAAACAGAATTGATGAATAATTGGGAAAAAGCTAGAGTCAATGATCCTGTAGAGAAAATCGAACCATTGGAGTAA